Sequence from the Pedobacter sp. D749 genome:
TTAGGGTATTTGTAAAAAGTATTACTATCATTAATCGTTTGCCCCTCTAATTTATAGGGGTAAAAATAATCATCGAAGTGAATACCATCAACATCATAACCCTTTACCACGTCTAAAATTACCTGAACAATATATTCCCTCACATCCGGAATACCCGGATCAAACTGCTTTTTACCCCCATAGGTAAAAAACCAATCGGGATGTTTACGATAAGCATGATTTTCGCTTAACACAGTCGAGCTACTCATACTGGCTCGATAAGGGTTAAACCAAGCATGGAGTTCCATTCCCCTGAAGTGGGCTTCTTTAATGGCAAAAGCCAAAGGATCATAACCAGGAGCTGGCGCCAAACCCTGTTTCCCCATCAACCATTGGCTCCAGGGTTCTCTGGATTTTGCATAAAATGCATCGGCTGCGGGCCTAACCTGCAAAATAATGGCATTCATCCCCTGGCTTTTATGTCTTTCTAAAATACCGATCAGTTCCTGCTTTTGCTGATCAACACTTAAACCCGGCCTCGATGGCCAGTCAATATTGGTTACAGTTGCCACCCAAACACCTCTAAACTCCCTTTTTGGTGCAATTTTTGCTAAAGGTTGTGCATTTAATATATAAGGTAGTACAGTTAAGGATAAAAGTGCGTATAGGAAGTTTTTAAGCATTATTTGTGTCTTATTTTTTATTCAGGTTGTGTGTTTGTGTAAATTTGAATACAAATGAACATTAGCAATTAAACGATTTTTTTTAAAAACTCTTATAAGTTTATTAAAAATTTTAATTTGCGCCCTGCTAAAATTAATTGTGTACCCCATTTACCTATGGAGAGCAAAAGTATATTAATTTACAGAAGATACAGCGTTATTAAATGGAACCACAAAAGATTAATAAGGGTGATAGAAACAAAATTTACTTCCTGGTCATCGTTATTGCTGCTTTAATAGGCACAAATGCTTACTTGTTTTTTAAAGATCGAAAGCAAAGTGAAAAATTTGTTACCGTTAGTGCAGAGAAAGATAAACTAAGGCTTGAGGTAGAAAAGATTGAGGTTGAGTTGGATAAGGTTAATGCATTGAACCTTGATTTAAATGATAAGCTTGTTGAGGAACAGAAGCTTGCCCGGGTAAAAATTGAAGAACTTAAAGTGGCTTTAGCAAAAAACCAGATCACCCAAGCCGAAATTGACAAGGCAAATGCACAAATTAATGAGCTGAAAACATTTGTAAAGAACTACAATGATCAGATTATTCAGTTACAGAAAGACAATATTTTTCTAAAAAACAGTCGCGATAGCTTACAGAATACGCTGAGAAACATCAGCAACAGGGCATCTAACTTAGAGAACGAAAACTCGAATTTAAATGCGAAAGTTAAAACTGCCGCAGCATTAAAGCTACAATCGGCCGAAATTATTGCTTTCAGAACAAAATCAAGCGGCAAAAAAGTCGAAGTGAGCAAATCGTCTACAGCTGAGAAATTAAGCGTGCGCTTTAACGTTGTGCCGAATCATTTAGCAGAAAAAGGACATCATAACATTTACCTTCGGGTATTTGATCCGGCAGGGAATCTGCTTGCAGATGAGGGAAACCATTTTGAGGCTGACGGGCAGGATATGCAATTTAGCCATTCTATTTTTATCGACTACAATAACGATGACAGCACCTATGTTATCGACTGGGCAAACCCAAAGCCATTTATAAAGGGCATATATACCGTAATTTTATATGCTGATGGCAATACCATGGGGAAGGCCCAAGTGGAGCTGAGATAATTCACCATCTTTACCAATCTACCTTTTTTAATTTATGCTAACGGAAAGTTCAAATAGAACGTTGTTCCCAGGCCGCTTATAGAAGTAAACTTAACTGAACCGCCGGCATTTTCTACGGCCTGTTTTACAAATGCCAGGCCTAAACCTGTACCTGATGTTTTGGTAGTGAAGTTAGGTACAAATATTTTATCATGCAGAGCTGGTGGTATACCTTTTCCATTATCCTTTATTTCTATATATGCATTTTTCGCATCTACATATACAACAATGGTAATGCAGCATAAGGTTTCTTCATCTATAGCTTCTATCGCGTTTTTAAGCAGGTTATTAAACGTCCTCAACAACTGATCGTGATCAGCCATGATTTCGATATCTTTGTCGCTTTTGTTGAGCACATCAATAGTAACGTTTTCGGTGCTTTTAAATACCTCTCTTGCCTGCTCAATAATTGGAAGTAAAGAAAGCCGCTCCAGCTTGGTATCAGGCATTTTTGCAAAATTAGAAAATTCAGATGCGATTTTCGAAAGACTATCAATCTGTTCTATAAATGATTTACTAAACTTATTAAATTTAAGTTCGAAGTTTGGATCCTTCTCCTTCCACGACTTCTCTAACAATTGAACACCTAATTTTAAAGGCGTTAGTGGATTCTTGATTTCGTGAGCAACTTGTTTCGCCATTTCGCGCCAGGCACTCTCTCTTTCCGATCGGGCCAGCTTGATTGCACTATCTTCTAAGGCCGAAATCATATGGTTATATTCCTTAATTAAAGAGCCGATCTCATCATGCCTGCGCCATACAATAGGCTCATTCTTTTGCCCTATTTTAGTTTTACTGATACTTTCCTGAATAAAGGTTAAGGGATTGGTAATCTGATTAGCCAGAAATACAGCCAATACACCAATAGCCACAAATACCAACGCGTAGAGATTAATCAGGTTACTTACAAAAAGCGCAAGTTTATCACTATACTCCTCTTCGTTAGAATAGTTCGGCAAACCAATATAAGCGATTGTTTTGTTCTGCGCATTCCTGATGGGGGCATATGCAGCAGCATAAATTAAATTCCCAATATTCTCTTTAGGATTAATATATTCTGACCGATGTAAACCACTTAAAGAAAAGAAGGCTTTCGGTCCCATTTTTTTACCGATAATTTTATAATTATAGAGCTTGGGATAGGTCGTCATGATCAGGCTGCCACTCAGATCATATAAATTTAAATCGGCATTATTGATATCGGCAAAATTGTTAAAATCTGCTGCAGCATTCTCATCGTTTTCAATAATGCCACTACTAAAAACCTGCTTTTCGAAATTCTGCTGAACCTTCCTTATTTTATCCTTTAATATCGCATCTTGCTGCCCACGATACTCATTGTTCATATAGTAGTAAGTTCCCCAACCCACAATAACCAGCGTTGCCACTACAGCCAATACAATAGATACCTGGATTCTGGTTTTATACAAAATCTTGTTGGCATTGATCATTAAAGATCTGTTGATACTGAACCAGCCTACCTTATCATCATCAAGGTTTTTAATTAACCATATTAACCCATAAAGTAACAAGGAGAAGATAATAAATATCAGAAAGAAAAACGACAGCGCGGCCAAACGTTCTACATAATCCACCTTCTCTTTACTAATCACAACCATCTTGCTATCAGTAGGTTTGTAAATTAAATGGCTGTAATGAAGCTCATCATCATTACTGATTATAAAATCGTCCTTTTTGCCTTTAAACGCGCTTCCATCTAAAGGATATGTATAATTTCCAGACTGATTAAGCAATTTATTATTGCTATATAAGGCGATGGAATAACCTTTAAAATCTTCGTCTTTAATGAATTTTTGATCTCCCAGGAGATCGGGCAGCCGATTATTATAATTATATGGCTTCGACCGTAGTTCGATAACAATTGTACCCAATAAACTGCCACTGTTTACAACCGAAATGATCCCAAAGTAATCCTGATAACCAAAAGTATTGTTTACCTGATAAAAAAAGTTAGATCCATCTATTTTAACAGAGCCAGCTTCTACCAGGTTTTTATACTTATTAATGGGTGGCGTATCAGAATTTTCCATTGCAGCTCCCGTTTTATCGTATGGATAAATCTGATAATCGTATCGGTTTAAATAGCCATCCAAATAATCCTTAATATGATTTTTGAGCACCGCATAACCACCCTTCCGGTTTTGACTAAAATAGCTTGTTAGAAAAGTATCTTTAACAATTTCATCACCTAAAGTACCTAAAGCAACAATTGCATTCGGATCTTCTGACGATTGCACTTTTCTGGCCAAAGGCTCGCGCAAACTTCTTTCTTTAATATCTTTATACTTGGTGTACTTAATAGAAGTGTTAAAAGCCAGACAGAAAAATACAATGGCAAACATGCCGATTGAAAAGTTCTTCTCTTTTAAATAAACTGCCCGTGCTACTATAAATAACACTAGCGCAAAAACGATAAAAAAGGCATTAAAATCTACCAATAACTTGTAAATAAAAACGCCGGCAAAGCCGATGAGGAAAATAATAACCCGCTCTTTATTGCTCACATTTAATTGACTGCTTATCGTTGCCGAGACAGCTGTTATGAGGTAAATCTGAAACCAGGCTAAACATAAAATTACAATCCCTACCCAGCTGGTCCCGCTAAGCTTAAGGATATTAATGATATCGAAATTAATTTTTGAGTTAAAAATCAATCCGAAGAAAATATCATCGGTATCCCAAACAATCCGGCCTATAAACACCATTAATCCGGCCTGAATAACAATTCCAATTATTTTACTACGCTTAATCCATTCCGGAAATTTATATTGTTCCTTATGGTTATACATAAACAAGAGTAACCAGGTGAGTGCGATGACGTTCAACAGGAAATCGCCTAAAGAAGGCATCAGGAAATTATCTGCATATATTCTTGGATCAAACAGATCTAAGTTAAACCTGTGATTAAACCAACCGTAATATAAATCTGTTAACCTAAAGGCTAAGAAGAAAAACAACAGTAAAAAAGTACCCCAGGCAATATGTCCACGCCTGGCAATAAACGAACTTAAAGAGTTAAAAAACATGCAGATGCATAACATACCTGCAATAAACAGCCATAATTGCGTACCAGAATAATGGGTTTCTGCATATCCTGGCTTTACTTTTAGCCCGAATAAAAATTTATTTTCGAGGTTTTTTATTACATAAACATCCTTGTCTGTA
This genomic interval carries:
- a CDS encoding HAMP domain-containing sensor histidine kinase; this translates as MKMSFGVKIRFLLLVLGCCLMVTSISLSRFTTRGELLEHDAEEIQQKILIKEKAVQTFLANKQEVAKAKQFHLNPKNAIDFITSFRENNGINLLTFQNNQLKFWSSYKVSEIDPTTIKEGSSVLFFYNGWYEVIKSTQGNFSLIFLITIQSQYPFKETKYFKNNIDPVLSKTKILTFASFTDKDVYVIKNLENKFLFGLKVKPGYAETHYSGTQLWLFIAGMLCICMFFNSLSSFIARRGHIAWGTFLLLFFFLAFRLTDLYYGWFNHRFNLDLFDPRIYADNFLMPSLGDFLLNVIALTWLLLFMYNHKEQYKFPEWIKRSKIIGIVIQAGLMVFIGRIVWDTDDIFFGLIFNSKINFDIINILKLSGTSWVGIVILCLAWFQIYLITAVSATISSQLNVSNKERVIIFLIGFAGVFIYKLLVDFNAFFIVFALVLFIVARAVYLKEKNFSIGMFAIVFFCLAFNTSIKYTKYKDIKERSLREPLARKVQSSEDPNAIVALGTLGDEIVKDTFLTSYFSQNRKGGYAVLKNHIKDYLDGYLNRYDYQIYPYDKTGAAMENSDTPPINKYKNLVEAGSVKIDGSNFFYQVNNTFGYQDYFGIISVVNSGSLLGTIVIELRSKPYNYNNRLPDLLGDQKFIKDEDFKGYSIALYSNNKLLNQSGNYTYPLDGSAFKGKKDDFIISNDDELHYSHLIYKPTDSKMVVISKEKVDYVERLAALSFFFLIFIIFSLLLYGLIWLIKNLDDDKVGWFSINRSLMINANKILYKTRIQVSIVLAVVATLVIVGWGTYYYMNNEYRGQQDAILKDKIRKVQQNFEKQVFSSGIIENDENAAADFNNFADINNADLNLYDLSGSLIMTTYPKLYNYKIIGKKMGPKAFFSLSGLHRSEYINPKENIGNLIYAAAYAPIRNAQNKTIAYIGLPNYSNEEEYSDKLALFVSNLINLYALVFVAIGVLAVFLANQITNPLTFIQESISKTKIGQKNEPIVWRRHDEIGSLIKEYNHMISALEDSAIKLARSERESAWREMAKQVAHEIKNPLTPLKLGVQLLEKSWKEKDPNFELKFNKFSKSFIEQIDSLSKIASEFSNFAKMPDTKLERLSLLPIIEQAREVFKSTENVTIDVLNKSDKDIEIMADHDQLLRTFNNLLKNAIEAIDEETLCCITIVVYVDAKNAYIEIKDNGKGIPPALHDKIFVPNFTTKTSGTGLGLAFVKQAVENAGGSVKFTSISGLGTTFYLNFPLA